A DNA window from Leptolyngbya sp. SIO1E4 contains the following coding sequences:
- a CDS encoding universal stress protein, protein MISHILVAIDQSTVNHRAFETALGMAKDLGAELTLVHALDVFDRASPQQPRVLVNGYSMDLDRLLRESYERQWAEFVDHYESLLKQKQEEARAIDVPANYRQPYGRPGAAICQAAKEVHADLIIAGSHGRKGLSEMILGSVSNYIMHHAPCSVMVIHPDNQRNHTPLRASSERNTAEMS, encoded by the coding sequence ATGATTAGCCATATTTTGGTTGCAATTGACCAATCAACTGTCAACCACCGGGCGTTTGAGACCGCTTTAGGGATGGCTAAAGACCTTGGAGCCGAACTCACTCTGGTGCATGCTCTGGATGTATTTGACCGAGCCAGTCCTCAGCAACCTAGAGTACTTGTCAACGGCTATTCGATGGATCTCGATAGACTCTTGCGTGAAAGCTACGAGCGCCAATGGGCTGAGTTTGTCGACCATTATGAATCACTGCTGAAGCAAAAGCAGGAGGAGGCTAGAGCTATTGATGTTCCGGCCAATTATCGACAACCCTACGGTCGACCCGGTGCAGCAATTTGCCAGGCGGCCAAAGAGGTTCACGCTGATTTGATTATCGCTGGCAGTCATGGCCGCAAAGGCTTGAGTGAAATGATTCTGGGCAGTGTTAGCAACTACATCATGCACCACGCCCCCTGCTCAGTTATGGTGATTCACCCTGACAACCAACGCAATCACACGCCGCTTAGAGCGTCTTCAGAACGCAACACTGCTGAGATGTCGTAA
- the ppsA gene encoding phosphoenolpyruvate synthase, translating into MTQATYSPSIADDKTADFIRWFNDIGIGDIAHVGGKNASLGEMIRQLAPKGVQVPSGFATTAYAYRYFIRQAGLEQQLRRLFTGLDVEDVSALRRCGRKARSLILDTPFPEDLTTAIAQAYVQLCEHSPNQSIDVAVRSSATAEDLPDASFAGQQETYLNVHGIKGVLEACHKCFASLFTDRAISYRTLKGFDHFTIALSVGIQRMVRSDLATSGVMFSIDTETGFKNAALVTAAYGLGENVVQGTVTPDEYLVFKPTLQQGYRPILKKRLGSKELKMVYDVGGSKLTKNVPVSEADRQRYALSDDEILTLTRWACIIEDHYSQVRGTYSPMDIEWAKDGLTEELFIVQARPETVQSQKSASVLCNYRLQADVQALTPLATGQAVGEMIGQGQARVIQSVQNIADFEPGEVLITQRTDPDWEPIMKRASAIVTDQGGRTCHAAIIAREMGIPAIVGCGHATDAIATGLPVTVTCAEGEVGKVYGDLLPFEVEETEIDQLPSTRTQILMNVGNPEEAFRLAAIPCDGVGLARMEFIIANHIKVHPLALLQFDQVEEGAVKREIAALTALYPHKPDYFVERLAHGIGTIAAAFYPKPVVIRLSDFKSNEYANLVGGLEFEPVEENPMIGWRGASRYTDPRYRSAFGLECQALKRVRHEMGLTNVIPMVPFCRTPEEGRRVLEEMAHHGLVRGEDGLQVYVMCEIPNNVILAEDFSQVFDGFSIGSNDLTQLTLGLDRDSALVAHLFDERNAGVMATIRTAIERVKGCQRKIGICGQAPSDYPEFAQFLVERGIDSISLNPDSLLKTTLAVAAMEQKLNDV; encoded by the coding sequence ATGACTCAAGCCACCTATTCCCCCTCTATCGCGGATGACAAAACTGCTGACTTTATCCGTTGGTTCAACGATATTGGCATTGGTGACATTGCCCATGTGGGGGGTAAAAATGCTTCTTTGGGAGAAATGATTCGGCAATTGGCACCAAAAGGGGTGCAGGTGCCCTCAGGGTTTGCCACAACAGCTTATGCCTATCGTTACTTTATTCGGCAAGCTGGCCTGGAACAACAGCTGCGACGGCTCTTCACTGGCCTTGATGTAGAAGATGTGAGTGCCTTACGCCGTTGTGGGCGTAAGGCTCGATCCCTGATTCTCGATACGCCCTTTCCCGAAGACCTGACGACCGCGATCGCCCAGGCCTATGTGCAACTCTGTGAACACAGTCCTAACCAGAGCATCGATGTTGCCGTGCGCTCTAGCGCCACTGCCGAAGACCTGCCCGACGCCAGCTTTGCGGGTCAGCAGGAGACCTATCTCAATGTTCACGGCATTAAAGGGGTGTTGGAAGCTTGCCACAAATGTTTTGCGTCGCTGTTTACCGATCGTGCGATTTCCTATCGCACCCTCAAGGGGTTCGACCACTTCACCATTGCTCTATCAGTCGGTATACAGCGGATGGTGCGATCTGACTTAGCGACCTCTGGCGTCATGTTTTCGATTGACACCGAAACAGGTTTCAAAAATGCGGCTTTGGTAACTGCTGCCTATGGTCTGGGCGAAAATGTGGTGCAGGGAACCGTCACCCCTGACGAATACCTGGTCTTCAAGCCGACTCTGCAGCAGGGCTATCGTCCGATTTTGAAAAAGCGCCTGGGCAGTAAAGAACTCAAAATGGTCTACGACGTCGGTGGCAGCAAACTGACCAAAAACGTACCTGTTTCCGAAGCGGATCGCCAACGCTATGCCTTGAGTGACGATGAAATCCTGACTTTGACTCGCTGGGCCTGCATTATTGAAGACCACTACTCCCAAGTGCGGGGCACTTACAGCCCGATGGATATTGAATGGGCTAAGGATGGTCTAACTGAGGAGCTATTTATTGTCCAGGCACGCCCGGAAACTGTGCAATCGCAAAAATCGGCATCGGTGCTGTGCAATTATCGCCTCCAGGCCGATGTCCAAGCGCTAACTCCCTTGGCGACAGGACAAGCGGTTGGGGAAATGATCGGTCAGGGGCAAGCTCGTGTAATCCAATCGGTGCAGAATATTGCTGACTTTGAACCTGGTGAGGTGCTCATTACTCAGCGCACCGATCCCGACTGGGAGCCTATCATGAAGCGAGCCAGTGCGATCGTCACGGATCAGGGCGGACGTACCTGCCACGCCGCAATTATTGCCAGAGAGATGGGCATTCCGGCCATTGTGGGCTGTGGTCATGCCACCGATGCCATCGCGACCGGACTTCCTGTGACGGTAACCTGCGCTGAAGGGGAAGTGGGCAAAGTCTATGGTGACTTGCTGCCCTTTGAGGTAGAAGAGACTGAGATCGACCAGTTGCCTAGCACACGCACTCAAATCTTGATGAATGTTGGCAATCCGGAAGAAGCCTTTCGGTTGGCGGCGATTCCCTGTGACGGTGTGGGACTCGCACGGATGGAATTCATTATTGCCAACCACATCAAAGTGCATCCCCTAGCGTTACTGCAGTTTGATCAGGTGGAAGAGGGAGCTGTTAAACGAGAAATTGCAGCGTTGACGGCACTCTATCCCCATAAACCTGACTACTTTGTGGAACGGCTAGCCCACGGAATTGGTACCATTGCGGCGGCCTTCTATCCCAAGCCTGTGGTGATTCGTCTCTCGGATTTCAAGAGTAACGAGTATGCCAATCTGGTGGGTGGCCTGGAGTTTGAACCGGTGGAAGAAAATCCCATGATTGGTTGGCGCGGGGCTTCTCGCTATACCGATCCTCGCTATCGCAGTGCCTTTGGCCTAGAGTGCCAAGCGCTGAAGCGAGTGCGTCATGAAATGGGCTTAACCAATGTTATTCCTATGGTGCCCTTCTGCCGGACCCCTGAGGAAGGGCGTCGAGTCCTTGAGGAAATGGCCCATCACGGATTGGTGCGTGGTGAAGATGGGTTGCAAGTCTATGTCATGTGCGAGATTCCCAACAATGTGATTCTGGCGGAAGACTTCAGTCAGGTCTTTGACGGCTTCTCCATTGGTTCCAACGATTTGACTCAGCTCACTCTGGGGCTGGATCGTGATTCCGCCTTGGTCGCGCATCTATTTGACGAGCGCAATGCTGGAGTGATGGCAACCATTCGCACGGCCATTGAACGGGTCAAAGGCTGTCAGCGCAAGATTGGTATCTGCGGTCAGGCTCCTAGCGATTACCCCGAATTTGCTCAGTTTCTGGTCGAGCGGGGGATTGACTCCATTAGCCTCAACCCTGACTCGCTGCTTAAAACCACGCTTGCCGTTGCCGCGATGGAGCAAAAGCTTAACGACGTTTGA
- a CDS encoding response regulator codes for MPPRHFIRLLLIEDVDDLQTVLQFSLGTSGWQVITTDSTQGWLTVAQEELPDVILLDGHSNQSAMLAQLKASVLTQDIPVVCLVPRDRLADQRQAQAAGAAAIVAKPFDPTILIEAILDIVEPETRN; via the coding sequence ATGCCGCCTCGTCACTTCATCCGCTTGCTCCTCATTGAAGATGTGGATGATCTTCAAACAGTTCTTCAGTTTAGCTTGGGGACATCGGGATGGCAGGTCATCACGACAGACTCAACCCAAGGCTGGCTGACAGTTGCACAGGAAGAATTACCTGACGTCATCCTTCTCGATGGGCACTCAAATCAATCAGCAATGCTGGCTCAATTAAAAGCTAGTGTATTGACACAAGACATTCCCGTAGTGTGTTTGGTGCCGCGTGATCGCTTGGCGGATCAGCGGCAGGCTCAAGCGGCGGGAGCCGCTGCCATTGTTGCTAAACCCTTTGATCCAACGATTCTAATCGAAGCAATCTTAGACATTGTTGAACCGGAAACTCGCAACTAG
- a CDS encoding pentapeptide repeat-containing protein — translation MRRFYLAALPLLSTLFLTNPALGENPFVDIRSFNVRQLLTTNGCPDCNLVGANLRGAHIIGADLRKADLTGADLSWANLEGADLTNANLTGANLSGAFLTNAILVNADLDNANLSQAQIYFADVTGASMNNLNLAEATIVGTPISVGSGTEPDEKEPPIISPPEVWLLNPPSEFKPLPSELLDVPEEILPLL, via the coding sequence ATGAGACGTTTCTATCTTGCTGCACTTCCTCTACTGTCGACCTTATTCCTGACAAATCCTGCTCTGGGCGAAAATCCCTTTGTCGATATTCGATCTTTCAATGTGCGCCAGCTGCTGACCACAAATGGTTGCCCAGACTGTAACCTGGTTGGGGCCAACCTCAGGGGTGCCCACATTATTGGGGCGGATTTGCGCAAGGCAGATCTCACGGGGGCCGATCTTTCCTGGGCCAATCTGGAAGGGGCTGATCTAACCAACGCCAATCTCACAGGAGCCAACTTGAGTGGAGCATTCTTAACCAACGCTATTCTGGTCAACGCCGATCTAGATAACGCTAACTTGTCCCAAGCTCAGATTTATTTCGCCGACGTCACTGGCGCATCCATGAATAACCTCAATCTAGCCGAAGCCACCATTGTAGGTACTCCCATCAGTGTTGGTAGCGGTACAGAACCCGACGAGAAAGAGCCACCAATAATCAGTCCACCAGAGGTTTGGTTGCTCAATCCTCCCAGCGAGTTCAAACCCCTACCAAGCGAGCTGCTCGACGTTCCGGAGGAAATTCTGCCTCTCCTATAG
- a CDS encoding DUF1816 domain-containing protein: MRFFPFQTRAPWWVRIHTEVPHCIYYFGPFTDASEARSHQVGYIEDLVQEGAQGINVVTHKGKPEALTIVNGD; the protein is encoded by the coding sequence ATGCGATTTTTTCCATTCCAAACGCGTGCACCCTGGTGGGTTAGGATTCATACGGAAGTGCCTCATTGTATCTATTATTTTGGCCCTTTTACAGATGCCAGCGAAGCTCGAAGTCACCAGGTTGGATACATTGAAGATCTTGTGCAGGAGGGTGCTCAAGGGATTAATGTGGTAACTCACAAAGGCAAGCCAGAGGCCCTTACTATCGTCAACGGAGATTAA
- a CDS encoding transposase, giving the protein MSQSQESGSGYKLPSATTMQDHLETLQQFRQALYSSFRYRRDSLLDLIDALSSNDRAQAPVELSLNPLFRRRYSALYRAISAAYLESEFPVCSLESDKQEQAILATVPLPSRQSYQVFGIDETPTERLYARCLADRQTVHRSTPVPGQLPISLGHNYSILAVMPEASPDEWPRWAVPCSVERVSTLSNAITVAQSQVAQLMRSPRVQLMPLKVLTVDSRYPTPAFLHPLNGYRDLVIVARLRGNRVVFQHPDSRQDKTRPRWYGERFCLQEEATWPAAQEEATVSLTDSQGRAIALQLRRWSNLLMRGTRLYPMHRFPFDLVQVQSLNDDQHPKGRPLWLLVWGQHRQQLPLVEVRQAYSQRFNLEHFLGFAKPHLLLSASQSCLTAHEINWVRLSCLAYVQLWLARDLVSILPLPWQRYLAQGRKRQATPRSVQRSFARLIQQMGSIAVSPKPRGISPGRARGTRLTPRAPCPQVKFHPSRKRCRCQNAQKTS; this is encoded by the coding sequence GTGAGTCAGAGCCAGGAAAGTGGTAGTGGATATAAGTTGCCATCCGCTACCACCATGCAAGATCATCTTGAAACGCTGCAGCAATTTCGCCAAGCTCTGTACAGCAGTTTTCGGTATCGCCGCGATAGTCTTCTGGATTTGATTGATGCCCTCAGCAGCAACGACCGGGCTCAAGCGCCCGTCGAGTTAAGCCTCAATCCGCTGTTCCGCCGCCGATACAGTGCCTTGTATCGGGCTATCAGCGCAGCCTACCTGGAAAGTGAGTTTCCGGTATGTAGCCTCGAGTCTGACAAACAGGAGCAGGCCATCTTAGCCACGGTTCCCTTGCCTTCCCGGCAGTCCTATCAAGTTTTCGGCATTGACGAAACGCCCACCGAGCGGTTGTATGCCAGGTGTCTTGCGGATCGCCAAACGGTGCATCGCTCCACACCTGTACCGGGTCAATTGCCGATCAGCTTGGGGCATAACTACTCAATTCTGGCGGTGATGCCTGAGGCCAGCCCCGATGAGTGGCCGCGTTGGGCGGTGCCTTGTAGTGTCGAACGGGTCAGCACCCTGAGCAATGCCATCACCGTGGCCCAGAGCCAAGTTGCCCAACTAATGCGCTCCCCCCGTGTCCAACTAATGCCCCTGAAAGTCTTAACCGTTGACAGCCGCTATCCCACGCCTGCCTTTCTCCACCCGCTCAACGGCTATCGCGATTTGGTGATTGTGGCTCGCCTGCGGGGCAATCGAGTGGTCTTTCAACACCCTGACTCCCGCCAGGACAAAACCCGCCCCCGCTGGTACGGTGAGCGCTTTTGTCTGCAGGAGGAAGCCACTTGGCCGGCAGCGCAGGAGGAAGCGACCGTGAGCCTCACGGATAGTCAAGGGCGAGCCATCGCACTGCAGTTGCGACGCTGGTCGAATCTATTGATGCGAGGCACCCGCCTCTACCCCATGCATCGCTTTCCCTTTGACCTCGTGCAGGTGCAATCCCTCAATGATGACCAGCACCCCAAGGGCCGACCCCTGTGGTTATTGGTATGGGGACAACACCGCCAGCAGTTGCCCCTCGTCGAAGTCCGCCAAGCCTACAGCCAACGCTTCAACCTCGAACACTTCCTGGGCTTTGCCAAGCCCCATCTATTGTTGAGTGCTTCGCAAAGCTGCCTGACGGCCCACGAAATCAATTGGGTCCGCCTCAGTTGTTTGGCTTACGTCCAACTCTGGTTAGCGCGAGACTTGGTCAGTATTCTCCCGTTACCTTGGCAGCGCTACTTAGCTCAAGGCCGCAAGCGACAGGCAACCCCACGCTCGGTTCAACGGAGCTTTGCACGACTAATTCAGCAGATGGGCTCGATTGCGGTGTCTCCCAAACCTCGGGGTATCTCGCCGGGACGCGCTCGAGGGACACGACTCACTCCTCGGGCTCCCTGCCCGCAAGTCAAATTTCATCCGTCGCGCAAGCGGTGTCGTTGCCAGAACGCTCAAAAAACATCTTAA
- a CDS encoding universal stress protein has translation MFSKILVALDDGDTCVALFQKAVMLAQATGAELMLLSVLTAEGNDGLTMPSSYGLAYYSLSVSEAIWEMYQKHFQEYEEKGLEMLRSFSEEAQAAGVRTEFTQVFGSPGRAICNLARTWEADLIMVGSHGRKGLREIVLGSVSNYVMHHAPCSVLIVNAQILAEATVEIADLSAVAV, from the coding sequence ATGTTCAGCAAAATTCTAGTCGCTCTTGACGATGGCGACACCTGCGTAGCCTTATTCCAAAAAGCTGTCATGTTGGCTCAAGCTACAGGTGCAGAGCTGATGCTGCTGAGTGTTCTAACGGCAGAAGGCAACGACGGCCTGACGATGCCGTCCTCCTATGGGCTGGCTTACTATTCGCTCAGTGTGAGCGAGGCTATCTGGGAGATGTATCAAAAACACTTTCAGGAATATGAGGAAAAGGGATTGGAAATGCTCCGCAGCTTTAGTGAGGAAGCTCAAGCTGCAGGTGTACGCACCGAATTTACACAGGTCTTTGGCAGTCCAGGGCGAGCAATCTGTAATTTGGCCAGAACTTGGGAGGCTGATTTGATTATGGTGGGCAGTCACGGGCGTAAAGGTTTGAGAGAAATAGTGTTAGGCAGTGTCAGCAACTATGTGATGCACCACGCGCCTTGTTCAGTTCTTATTGTCAATGCGCAGATCTTGGCCGAGGCGACGGTTGAAATAGCTGACTTATCTGCGGTAGCAGTATGA
- a CDS encoding Hsp20/alpha crystallin family protein: MALTHWRPFQSLRRWEPFGEVDTLRKEMDSLFENFLSGLGRDTNGLTFIPSAEMDETDTEFHLKLEVPGMSADDLEIEVMDDAVAITGERKFETKSEKGDRLRSEFYYGKFERYVPLPSQIQRDNVVAEYKDGILSLTLPKSENQREKSVKVKVA; the protein is encoded by the coding sequence ATGGCACTTACTCATTGGCGACCTTTTCAAAGCCTGAGGCGCTGGGAGCCTTTCGGTGAAGTTGATACGCTCAGGAAAGAAATGGACAGCCTATTCGAGAACTTTCTCTCTGGTTTGGGTCGAGATACTAATGGGTTGACATTTATTCCATCGGCAGAGATGGATGAAACTGATACTGAGTTTCACCTGAAGCTGGAAGTTCCAGGTATGAGCGCGGACGATCTGGAAATTGAAGTGATGGATGATGCGGTTGCTATCACGGGCGAACGCAAGTTCGAGACTAAATCAGAAAAAGGCGACAGGCTACGCTCTGAATTTTACTATGGTAAATTCGAGCGCTATGTACCGTTGCCGAGTCAGATTCAGCGCGACAATGTAGTGGCTGAATATAAAGATGGCATCTTGAGCCTGACACTGCCTAAGTCTGAAAATCAGAGAGAGAAATCAGTCAAGGTAAAAGTTGCTTGA